The following proteins are encoded in a genomic region of Papaver somniferum cultivar HN1 unplaced genomic scaffold, ASM357369v1 unplaced-scaffold_10, whole genome shotgun sequence:
- the LOC113326140 gene encoding sphinganine C4-monooxygenase 1-like has translation MVFWEGYLSDEAMGIIAPVVVYWLYAGFYHLLPPLDHYRLHTRKEKDAKNVVPLPTVIKGVLLQQSIQATVAYSLFLRNSCMLLSSSEVVVQPSLPVQFLQFIVAMLVTDAWQYFVHRYMHQNKFLYRHIHSQHHKVVVPYAFGAFYSHPLEGLFLDTFRGVVSFLISGMTSRTSVFFFSFTMMKAIDDHSGLWLPGYNLFQLVFPNNSAYHDIHHYGLRGVKYNYSQPFFIFWDKLLGTHMPYTLVKRPEGGFEVRPGKL, from the exons ATGGTGTTTTGGGAGGGTTATTTGAGTGACGAAGCGATGGGGATAATTGCCCCGGTAGTCGTGTATTGGTTATATGCTGGATTTTATCACCTATTACCTCCATTAGATCATTATCGTTTgcatacaagaaaagagaaagacGCAAAAAACGTAGTTCCACTTCCTACTGTGATTAAAGGCGTTCTATTACAACAGTCTATTCAAGCTACCGTGGCATATTCATTGTTCTTG AGAAATAGCTGTATGTTGTTGAGCTCATCTGAAGTTGTGGTGCAGCCCTCTCTTCCGGTACAATTTTTGCAGTTTATTGTGGCCATGTTGGTCACGGATGCATGGCAGTACTTTGTGCACCGTTACATGCACCAAAACAAGTTTCTCTATCGACATATTCACTCGCAACATCACAAGGTGGTCGTGCCTTATGCATTTGGGGCCTTTTATAGCCACCCATTAGAGGGTCTTTTCCTCGATACATTTCGCGGTGTTGTCTCGTTCTTGATTTCAGGCATGACATCACGGACGTCtgtgttcttcttttcttttactaTGATGAAAGCTATCGACGATCATTCCGGGCTTTGGCTGCCTGGTTATAACCTCTTCCAACTTGTGTTCCCCAACAACTCTGCTTACCATGATATCCATCATTATGGACTAAGAGGAGTGAAGTATAATTATTCACAACCATTTTTCATATTTTGGGATAAATTGCTCGGGACACACATGCCTTACACTCTTGTGAAGCGACCTGAGGGAGGATTCGAAGTAAGGCCAGGTAAATTATAG